Proteins from a single region of Phalacrocorax carbo chromosome 25, bPhaCar2.1, whole genome shotgun sequence:
- the FMNL1 gene encoding formin-like protein 1 isoform X4: MCLRAIMNYQSGFSLVMNHPACVNEITLSLNNKNARTKALVLELLAAVCLVRGGHDIILAAFDNFKEVCGEKNRFEKLMEYFRNEDTNIDFMVACMQFINIVVHSVENMNFRVFLQYEFTHLGLDHYLETLRLTESDKLQVQIQAYLDNVFDVGAMLEDSETKTAVLEHMEELQEHVNQLTEKLQDAENDSMAKIAELEKQLSQARRELEALREQLSPPQPPSPPAPEPQESYRLALERRLAELEEKGLVQILRGPDGDVAIEIVPVVIETPAAPVVTGEATATSTATGTDAPALAPDTSPPPAPAAPPAPPPPPPPPLPGAETGPPPPPAPPLPAGTGPPPAPPLPGAQVPPPPPPPPGGLEGPIPPPPPPPPLGGQLPAGPGAPHAAGGSVKVKKPIQTKFRMPIFNWVALKPSQIDGTVFTELNDEKVLQELDMSDFEEQFKTKAQGPSLDISALKVKATQKAPSKVTLMESNRAKNLAITLRKGGRSIQDICTAIETYDQKALSLDFLELLLRFLPTEYERTLIGKFEREQQPLEELSDEDQFMIRFSKIPRLAERMNVMIFLGNFNDTAQLLMPQLNAIIAASMSLKSSSKLRNILEIVLAFGNYMNSSKRGAAYGFRLQSLDALLEMKSTDRKQTLLHYLVRVITEKYPELTGFHTELHFLDKAGTVSLESVLQDVRSLQQGMELTRKEFMRQDDSPVLKDFLKVNLEVMEKLQADSKTAKEAYESVVEYFGENPKTSPPTTFFPMFMRFIRAYKKAEQDIELWKKQEAAAKEAESSPTGSKDQPELPTQKAKRQQMDMIAELKKKQMVKEPLIYEGKDGAIEDIISDLRNNPYRRADKGRSSAKKRAAGQSLQATPDISL, from the exons ATGTGCCTTCGCGCCATCATGAACTACCAG TCTGGCTTCAGCCTGGTGATGAACCACCCAGCCTGTGTCAACGAGATCACTCTGAGCCTCAACAACAAGAATGCCAG GACCAAGGCGttggtgctggagctgctggccgCCGTCTGCCTGGTCCGAGGTGGCCACGACATCATCCTGGCCGCCTTCGACAACTTCAAGGAG GTCTGCGGGGAGAAGAACCGCTTTGAGAAGCTGATGGAGTATTTCCGAAACGAGGACACCAACATCGACTTCATG GTGGCCTGCATGCAGTTCATCAACATCGTGGTGCACTCTGTGGAGAACATGAACTTCCGCGTCTTCCTGCAGTACGAGTTCACCCACCTGGGGCTGGACCACTACCTGGAG ACCCTCCGTCTCACCGAGAGCGACAAGCTGCAGGTGCAGATCCAAGCCTACCTGGACAACGTCTTCGATGTGGGGGCCATGCTGGAGGACTCGGAGACCAAGACGGCCGTGCTGGAGCAcatggaggagctgcaggagcacgTCAACCAG TTGACGGAGAagctgcaggatgcagagaacgACTCCATGGCCAAGATAGCggagctggagaagcagctgagcCAGGCGCGGCGGGAGCTGGAGGCGCTGCGG gagcagctgagcCCACCGCAGCCACCCAGCCCACCGGCCCCAGAGCCCCAGGAGAGCTACCGGCTGGCGCTGGAGCGGcggctggcagagctggaggagaaggggTTGGTGCAGATCCTGCGTGGGCCTGACGGAGACGTTGCCATCGAAATTGTCCCCGTTGTCATAGAAACGCCAGCAGCCCCCGTGGTTACCGGAGAGGCCActgccaccagcactgccaccGGCACAG ATGCTCCGGCTCTGGCTCCAGACACAtctcccccaccagcacccgCTGCGCCCCCGGCTCcaccccctccacctcccccaCCGCTGCCGGGGGCTGAGAccggccccccgccgcctcctgcACCTCCACTGCCCGCAGGCACCGGacccccgccagcccctccGCTCCCGGGTGCCCAAgtgccacccccacccccaccacccccagggGGGCTGGAGGGCCCCATCCCCCCGCCTCCGCCGCCCCCACCCCTCGGtgggcagctcccagctgggCCGGGTGCCCCCCATGCCGCTGGCGGTTCAG TGAAGGTGAAGAAGCCGATTCAGACCAAGTTTCGCATGCCCATCTTCAACTGGGTGGCACTGAAGCCGAGCCAGATCGATGGCACCGTCTTCACCGAGCTCAACGACGAGAAGGTGCTGCAG gagctggacaTGAGCGACTTTGAGGAGCAGTTCAAGACCAAGGCACAGGGCCCCAGCTTGGACATCAGTGCCCTCAAGGTGAAGGCCACGCAGAAGGCTCCCAGCAAAGTCACCCTCATGGAGTCCAACCGAGCCAAGAACCTGGCCATCACCCTCCGCAAGGGCGGCCGCAGCATCCAGGACATCTGCACAGCCATTGAGAC GTATGACCAGAAAGCCCTGAGCCTCGACtttctggagctgctgctgcgctTCCTGCCCACCGAGTACGAGCGGACGCTCATCGGGAAGTTTGAGCGGGAGCAGCAGCCGCTGGAGGAGCTCTCGGACGAGGACCAGTTCATGATCCGCTTCAGCAAGATCCCGCGCCTGGCCGAGCGCATGAACGTCATGATCTTCCTGGGCAACTTCAACGacacagcccagctgctcaTGCCA CAACTCAACGCCATCATCGCCGCCTCCATGTCCCTCAAGTCCTCCAGCAAACTGCGCAACATCCTCGAG ATTGTCCTGGCCTTCGGGAACTACATGAACAGCAGCAAGCGCGGGGCGGCCTACGGCTTCCGGCTGCAGAGCCTCGATGCG CTCCTGGAGATGAAGTCGACAGACCGCAAGCAAACGCTGCTGCACTACCTGGTGCGGGTGATCACGGAGAAGTACCCCGAGCTGACCGGCTTCCACACGGAGCTGCACTTCCTCGACAAGGCGGGCACAG TCTCCCTGGAAAGCGTGTTGCAGGATGTGCGGAGCCTGCAGCAGGGGATGGAGCTGACCCGCAAGGAGTTCATGCGGCAAGATGACAGCCCTGTGCTCAAGGACTTCCTCAAGGTCAACTTGGAGGTGATGGAGAAGCTGCAGGCTGACAGCAAAACCGCcaag GAGGCGTACGAGTCAGTTGTGGAGTATTTTGGGGAGAACCCCAAGACCAGTCCCCCCACCACCTTCTTCCCCATGTTCATGCGCTTCATCAGAGCCTACAAG aaagcagagcaggacaTTGAGCTGTGGAAGAAACAAGAAGCTGCGGCCAAAGAGGCAGAATCCAGCCCCACCGGCAGCAAGGACCAGCCTGAG TTGCCCACCCAGAAAGCCAAGCGGCAGCAGATGGACATGATCGCCGAGCTGAAGAAGAAGCAGATGGTGAAGGAGCCGCTCATCTATGAAGGAAAAGATGGGGCCATTGAGGATATTATTTCAG ATCTGCGGAACAACCCGTACCGGCGCGCAGACAAGGGCCGCAGCAGCGCCAAGAAACGGGCTGCGGGGCAGAGCCTGCAGGCGACGCCGGACATCTCGCTGTGA